In Catenulispora sp. MAP5-51, the genomic stretch GGAGTTCGCGGTGTGCGGCGGTCGCCGCGTCCTCGCCGGGTTCCAGCCGTCCGCCCGGAGGAGTCCACCGGTCCGGTTCCGGGTGCGCGTCGTGACCGCGATGTTGCATCAACACCCGGCCGGCCCGGTCGGTGAGAACGACGACCGCGACCTCGGTGAGGATCTCCATGCGGCCGACGCTAGACGAGACCTCGGACACGTTCGCCGGACACGTTCGGCTGCCACACGACCATCGCCGGCGATGTGACGCGCGTAACGCTCGGCACCACCGTTTGGTTCGCATCGCCTTGGGTACAGCGGCTCCTCGCCCACCGGGTGAACCGGCAGCGGCCCGCACAATCAGACACCGCCGGAGAGCAGACATGGATCCTGAGACACAGTCCGAGGGGACATCCCGCGTGGCCGAGGCCGACGCCGAATCGGTGCTGATCGTGGTCCCCGCCGACGCCGACTACCTGCCGGTCATCCGCTCGGCCAGCGCGCACGTGGCGACCCGGGCCGGGTGCACCCTTCCGGAGGTCGCCGACCTGCGCCTGGCCGTCGACGAGGCCTGTGGGCTGCTGCTGCGGCACACGGTGCGCGACGAGCGGGCCGGGCTGTCCGGGCTCGGCGACCTGTCGTGCCGCTTCGTCCTCGAC encodes the following:
- a CDS encoding ATP-binding protein: MDPETQSEGTSRVAEADAESVLIVVPADADYLPVIRSASAHVATRAGCTLPEVADLRLAVDEACGLLLRHTVRDERAGLSGLGDLSCRFVLDASALRVVLSRDARNAARPQDDEFGWTILSALVDDIQWRVDGPTVHVEILKRRTAGE